AGCTCTTCGCCAGCCTGCTGCTGAGCGTGCTGCTGGCGATGCTCATTGCCCAGCATCCGCGCCGCAGCACCCGGCTGAACCCGCTCTCGGACCACGAGGAGCGCAAGTCGCTGGTGGTCCTGGCGGTCGTCGGAGCCGTGGTGGCCGAGCTGGTCCAGGTGAACTCGGCGATGGCCTTGGTCATCTTCGGCATCGGCGGATTGATCCGCTTCCGCACGGTGCTGGACAACCCGAAGATCACGGGCAAGGCCATTTTGTGCGTGCTGCTGGGGCTTTCCTGCGGACTCGGCCAATGGGCCACGGCCGTCTTCGTGACCGTCTTCGCCTGGCTGCTGATCCTCTGGCTGGAGATGCACCTGAGCGCCCGCGTGAAGATCCGCGTCGGCGAGAAGGGCAATCTGCAGGACACCTACAAGGCCGCGGTCGATGCGCTGAAGATGATGCACTGCCGCGTGAAGAGCTCCTCCATCATGATTGAGAAGCGCCAGGTGATTGCGCTGGTCTTCATCCCCAGCGGCACGGACCCGAAGGAGCTCGAGACGCTGTTGGAGGCCAAGCTGCCGCGCTCCTCCTCTGCGACCAGCGTGGAAATCGAAGTCGAGTGAGCCGCTTCCGAAGGCGGCCGATTCCGCGTCCGCGGGGTTTCCTCCGGTGACGGCGTCCGAATCTGCCGTCGGGCTCGGCGTCAAGGTTCGCGCGGTGGCACATGCCTTCGACGGCGCTGCGTCGATCGAGCATGCCGATTTTGCGGTGAGCCCAGGCGGGTTTCTGGCGATCGTCGGGGATTCCGGTGGAGGCAAGACCACGCTGCTGCGATTGATCGGCGGATTGCTCGGCGCCACCAGCGGCACCATCGAGTACGTCGACGGACAAGGCGGCCGCGTTTCGCCCGGGGTGCGCGACATCAGCTTCTGCTTCCAGGAAGGGCGGCTGCTGCCCTGGCGCAATGTGCTGGACAACGTGGCGCTGCCGCTGGAATTGGCAGGCGCTTCCGCTTCCGAGCGGCGAGGAGCCGCGCGGGAAATGCTGGCCACGATGCGATTGGCGGACGCGGAGTGCAAGATGCCGGCGCAACTCTCGGGCGGCATGCGCATGCGCGTCGCCATGGCCCGGGCGCTGGTTACTCACCCGAAGCTCCTGCTGTTGGACGAGCCCTTTGGCGCCCTCGACGAGGTCACCCGCCTGGCGCTGGACGAGGAGCTTCGCCGGCTCTGGCGTCAAAGCGGGACCACCGCGATTCTGGTGACGCACTCCATCCAGGAGGCAGTCTCGTTGGCGCAGATGGTCGTGGTGATGAAGGGCAAGCCGGGGCGGACACTGCCCCCGACGCCGATTCGACTTTCCATGACCGAGGGCTGGCGAACGTCGATGGAGTTCGTCTCCCTCTGCCAAAATGTCTACCAACAGATGACGCGGAACTGCGGCGAACCGGTTGGAGGCGTGCGATGACCCGCATCATCGCGGCTGTGCTTCGATGCGGGGAAGGAGGCGTCCGATGAAAAATCTTCTTCGCGTGGCGCTGCCCCCGATCTTCACGGCATTGGCGCTGCTGCTGGCGTGGGAAGTCGCGGTGCGGGTGTTTCACCCTGCGGCCTACCTGCTGCCTTCACCGTTCATGATTCTCAACGCCGCGTGCGGTGAATCGCACCAGCTCATGCGCGCCACGCTGTCGACCGCGGCCAGCGCCGGCCTCGGATTCCTGATCGCGGCAATCCTGGGCATGGCCTTTGCGAGCCTGCTGGGTCAGAGCCGCTTCCTCCAGCGCGGCCTCTATCCGCTGGCGTCGCTTTTTCAGATGGTGCCACTGGTGGCCATTGCGCCGCTGCTGGTGATCTGGCTGGGCTACGGCCTGAAGGCCACCATGGCCAGCGCCGCCATCGTCGCGGTCTTTCCGGTGCTGGCCAACACGCTCGACGGCCTGCGCTCGACCGATCCCGCGCTGCAGGAATTGTTCTCGATCTATCACGCCCGGCGATTTACGCGCTGGTGGAAGCTGGAACTGCCCAGCGCCGCGCCCGGCATCTTCACGGGCCTGCGCATCGCGGCAGGGCTGGCCGTGATCGGCACGGTGGTGGGAGAATTCGTCTCGGGTTATGCCGGAGAGGACGCGCCTCTGGGCATGGTGGTGCTGGCGGCGATGCGCAGCGCTCGCACCGACCTGGTCTTCGCCGCCGTCGCCTTGTCGGCGATGGTCGGCTTTCTGCTCTTCGGCATCGTGAGCCTGATTGGATGGCTCTCGCTTCGAAAGTGGCATGCGTCTACGCTCTCGCGATGAGCCCGCGCCGGCTCACCGCAATGAAAGGATCCGCATGAAATACTTCGCGTGCGCTCGATGCCTCCTCGCGATCCTCTGCCTCGTCGTGACCGCATGCGACGATAAGAGCGCGCCGACCACTGCCGCGGGCAACCGCAAGATCCGGCTGCAATTGAACTGGGTGCCGGAGCCGGAGTTCGGCGGCATCTATGCGGCGGAACAAGACGGGTTGTTCAAGGCCGAGGGTCTCGAGGTTGAGATCATCAAGGGGGCGTCCGGCACCAGCGTGCCGCAGCTGATCGCGCAGGGTGCGTGCGAGGCGGGCGTGGTGAGCGGCGACCAGGTGCTGACGCTGCGCGAGCAGGGCGGCGACATCGTGGCGACCTACTCCATCTTCGAGCGCTCTCCGATGGGATTCATGGTGCGGCAGGCGTGCAGCGCCGACAGCCTGGAGAAAGTGTGGAAGGGTTCCGGCACCATCGCCCTGGAGCCGGGCATGCCCTTCCTGAAGTGGCTCGAGAAAACCTACGGTCCTTCGACGCGGAAAATGATTCCCTACGGCGGCTCACTCGTCGTCTTCCAGAACGATCCGGAGACGGCGTCGCAGTGCTTCGTCACCGCCGAACCGGTGGAGATGGATCTGAAGAAGATTCCGGTGAAGGTTTTCGACATCGCGGAGAGCGGCTACGACCCCTTGACCGCGGTGGTCTGCAGTTCCAGCTCCTGGTTGCAGGCGAACCGCGAGAGCGCGGAAAAACTGGCGCGGGCCATGCGGGCGGGGTGGACCCACTACATGAACGATCCCGCGAAATACAACCCCGCCATCGCCAGGCTGAATCCCTCGATGACGCTTGAGGCCATGAACATCGCCGCAGAGCGCATGCGCAAGTATGTGCTGGGGCCTTGGACGCTGGCCCACGGCTTGGGTTCCATGGATCCGCAGCGGTGGAAAACCATGGTGAGCCAGATGCAAACCTTGGGGCAGTTGACCAAGAGCGTGGCGCCCGCAGAAGTGATGTTGGAGCTTCTGCCGGCCGAGCCGTACGCGTCATCAGCAGGCGCATCGCAGTCGCCGGCGACGAAGTGACGGTTGATGCTCCGCAAAGAAGCCGGTGGTGAGCGGGTGTTCATCCCAATCCGCCCACCACGCGGCTTCGTGTGAAGACTTCCAAAAACTCACGGGCAGGATCCGAAGTTCAAGAGCACCAGGCCAAGGTCGCCTCCGTCAACTTCGCCCGAGCCGTCTAGATCGGTTGTGCAGCCAGGGCAAGGACCGAAGTCAAGGAGCACGAGACCGAGGTCGCCTCCATCCACTTCGCCCGAACCGTCCAGATCGAAGGGGCATGGAGCGGCGAGAAGGTTCGCCTCGGCCCAGGCGTAGATGGGTTCGAACTCTTCCGGGGCAAGCCCATCGTTGAAGACAATCCAGTAGGGCTCGCTGACCGCCGCGCTGGAGTCGGTTGAATAGAGTTCCATTTTGATCAGATAGGCGCCGGTGTCTGGGAGAGGTGCGGTGTCTGCAGCGATCTCCATGTTGAGGTGCTTGTGGATGCCGCCGTTGCTCTGCACTTGCAGATCAAAGCCGTTGACTGCGCTCTCTCGAATGTCGAATTGAAGCGTCAGGTAGCTCATGTGCATCTGCAGTCCGGTGGCCGGCACAAAGTCGCTGCCGTCCCATCGCCTGAGTCCGTCCAGAGCGTTCCATCCCATGCGGGTGCCGGGGTCAAAGGATCCCGGCGGGGCTTCATAACCGGGCTCCGAGGTGGAATGCTCGACGCCGGACTCCCCGAATTCCGCGGGGAAAACGCGCCGCGGCCGCGTGTCGCCAGAATCGTCGGGAATGTATTCGCGGGTTTCGATCACGCCGCCGATACGGACGGGAACAATGTCGCCCAGATCCTGGGCATGAACGGTCGCGGCAAGGAACGATGCAACCGCAACGAAGAGTGATCCGACGAAATGTGATGTGTGCGAGGAAGTTTTCATGATTACTTTTTCTGCCACGAAGATTGTGGCTTGAAGGAGACGGAGGGATCGAAATGATTGAACGATGCATTGAAGTAAAGCGAAGCGAATGAATCCGTTGAAACATGCCCGTCGGCAAACCCCCACGGGCTGACGGCGTCGCCGGCGCCGACCTTGCCGGCGGCGGCGTTGGTCTGCACCTGCGTGGAGGCGATGGCGTAGGCGCCGGGGCTGTCGCCCCACTCCTCGACGTGGACGTGGTCCGCCCCGGCGAAGTCGCCGGTCTCGGTCATGCAAAGAGTGTGCACGGTCGCCGCCGGATTCCTGATGCGTGACATCCGGTTGGTCAGGCGCGCAGGATCGATGGCGCCCCACGGCGAAAACTCCGTTGCCAAGTGATCGTTGATTCCGTAGCTCGTCTTGCGGAATCGCTTGGTCGATCCCTGCACCGGAATGCCCTGGCCGCCGTCGGCCACGGACCAGTTCGGGCTTTGATCCAGCGGACTTTTGATCGCGGCCGTCTGTTCGAAATAGGGCTGGAGCGTGGTCACGAAACTCTCGCCAATGCCCTGATCTCCGCCGCCGTGCGGCAGACGAGCATCGGCGAGATAGCCCTTGTTGGCCTCCGCGTAGGCCAGATGCGCGAGCTCCAAGCTGCGGATCTGCGACAGACTTTTTGTGACGCGGGAGGATTTCATCACCCCGTTGATCGATGGAACCAGCAGTCCGATCAGGATGGCCAGCACGGCGATCACCACCAGCAATTCAACAAGCGTGAAGCCGCTGAAAAATCGGCGAACTCGAGGAGTGCGCATCGAATCATCCTTTCGTAGGAGGATCTTGAAGATGAAGATTTCAAGAGGTGAACGAACAACGCAGAAAATGCGCGGCGCAAGTGCGACGCAATTTCACGGGAACCGCTTCAGGCGGCGTTGTTCAGATGGAGGGGGGCGGGTTGGCCAGCGCAACCCGCGGCGACTCGATGTCGCAGGCCTGACCGATGCTGATCTCGTCGCGGGCGTACTCGGCCTGAGCGACAATCATCGTTTCGCAATTCAATCCGGCGTCATTCGTGGCGGCGGCGAGCTCGTCGCAGACTCCGCAGTGATGGCTCTGCAACGGATTCGGGGCCTGGTGATGATCGCTGGAATCTTCAAAACATGCAGCGATTTCCCCTGCAATTGGCCCCGAAATCGTTTCGCCGGCGTGGGTACAG
This portion of the Planctomycetota bacterium genome encodes:
- a CDS encoding ABC transporter ATP-binding protein codes for the protein MTASESAVGLGVKVRAVAHAFDGAASIEHADFAVSPGGFLAIVGDSGGGKTTLLRLIGGLLGATSGTIEYVDGQGGRVSPGVRDISFCFQEGRLLPWRNVLDNVALPLELAGASASERRGAAREMLATMRLADAECKMPAQLSGGMRMRVAMARALVTHPKLLLLDEPFGALDEVTRLALDEELRRLWRQSGTTAILVTHSIQEAVSLAQMVVVMKGKPGRTLPPTPIRLSMTEGWRTSMEFVSLCQNVYQQMTRNCGEPVGGVR
- a CDS encoding ABC transporter permease, producing MKNLLRVALPPIFTALALLLAWEVAVRVFHPAAYLLPSPFMILNAACGESHQLMRATLSTAASAGLGFLIAAILGMAFASLLGQSRFLQRGLYPLASLFQMVPLVAIAPLLVIWLGYGLKATMASAAIVAVFPVLANTLDGLRSTDPALQELFSIYHARRFTRWWKLELPSAAPGIFTGLRIAAGLAVIGTVVGEFVSGYAGEDAPLGMVVLAAMRSARTDLVFAAVALSAMVGFLLFGIVSLIGWLSLRKWHASTLSR
- a CDS encoding ABC transporter substrate-binding protein, whose protein sequence is MKYFACARCLLAILCLVVTACDDKSAPTTAAGNRKIRLQLNWVPEPEFGGIYAAEQDGLFKAEGLEVEIIKGASGTSVPQLIAQGACEAGVVSGDQVLTLREQGGDIVATYSIFERSPMGFMVRQACSADSLEKVWKGSGTIALEPGMPFLKWLEKTYGPSTRKMIPYGGSLVVFQNDPETASQCFVTAEPVEMDLKKIPVKVFDIAESGYDPLTAVVCSSSSWLQANRESAEKLARAMRAGWTHYMNDPAKYNPAIARLNPSMTLEAMNIAAERMRKYVLGPWTLAHGLGSMDPQRWKTMVSQMQTLGQLTKSVAPAEVMLELLPAEPYASSAGASQSPATK
- a CDS encoding type II secretion system GspH family protein, whose translation is MRTPRVRRFFSGFTLVELLVVIAVLAILIGLLVPSINGVMKSSRVTKSLSQIRSLELAHLAYAEANKGYLADARLPHGGGDQGIGESFVTTLQPYFEQTAAIKSPLDQSPNWSVADGGQGIPVQGSTKRFRKTSYGINDHLATEFSPWGAIDPARLTNRMSRIRNPAATVHTLCMTETGDFAGADHVHVEEWGDSPGAYAIASTQVQTNAAAGKVGAGDAVSPWGFADGHVSTDSFASLYFNASFNHFDPSVSFKPQSSWQKK